The segment AGGGCGATGCGGAAAAGCTGGGTCAGGTACCCCGCCCCGTCGATGCGGGCGGCATCAAAGAGGTCCTGGGGGAGGGAAAGGTAAAACTGCCGCAGGAGGAAGATGCCGAAGACCGAGGCCAGCCAAGGGACGATGAGGGCGTAGTAGGTGTCCAGCCAGCCCAGCCGGGCCAGGAGGACGTAGTTGGGGATCAGAAGCACCTCCCCCGGCACCATCATGGTGGCCAGGATGAGCACGAACACCGCCTCCTTGCCGGGAAAGGGAATGCGGGCCAGGGCAAAGGCCGCCAGGGCCGCCAGGAAAAGCCCCACCGCCACTTGGGTCAACGCAGTGAAGAAGCTATTGAAGAAGTAGCGCCCCCAGGGAGCCGCATGCCAGGCTTCCAGGTAGTTGTGGAACACGTAGCCCAAGGCCCCGGGCACCGCATTCACCCACTCCAGCCGCCAGTACTCCCCCTGGGAGCGGATGGCGTCGGGGGGCAAGGGGGCCTCCAGAGGGACCTCCTTGGGCCAGAGCACCACCAGGGGCAAAAAGCGGAAGGCCTCCTCCGTGGTGTTGGTCAGCCGCACCCGCCAAGCCCCTTCCCGATACACCACCTCCACCCGGGTGCCGTCGGCCCGGGGATCAAAGAAGGCCCCAGGGGTGCGGGGTACCAGGGCTCTGGGCGGATGCCCTTCCCTCCCAGGGAAAACCAGCTCCACGCTCCTTCCAGGTGCCAAGCCCCCCCATAGAGGGCTATCCCCCAGCCGGGCCGCCTTGAGCCAGTTCGCCGGCTTCATGCGCTCTGGAACCCAGATAGGCTTGGCCTGCAGGGCCTCCTGGGGGCTTTTCAGGCTGGTGGCCAGCATCCAGTAGAAGGGGAAGGCCATGACGAGCCCCCCCAGAAAGAGGAACAGGTGCACGAACAGGACACCGGGCCTAAATCTCATAGTTCACCCGCCTTTCCAAAACCCGCCTTTGAACCAAGGTGAGAACCAGGATGAGGAAAAAGGTCACCATGGCGATGGCGCTGGCGTAGGAAAAGTCCGAATCCCGGAAGCCCTTGTTGTAGAGGTAAAAAGCCAGGGTTAGGGTATCCTGCAGCACCCCGCCCGTGGGGGTCAGGACGTAAACCTGGGTGAACACCTGGAAGGCCCCGATAAGCCCCAAGGTGAAGAGGAAAAAGGTGGTGGGGGAAAGAAGCGGCCAGGTGATAAGCCGGTGCTTCTGCCAAAAGCTCGCCCCATCCAGCTCCGCCGCCTCGTAATACTCCTTGGGAATGGCCTGAAGCCCGGCCAGGAGGATCACCACCTGGTATCCCAGAAAATGCCACACGCTCATGACCATGATGGCCACAAAGGCCAGGCTGGGCCCCGCCCAAAACCCCTGGGGCTGAACTCCCAGGGGCTCAAGGAGAAGGGCAAAGACACCCTTGGGCGTGTTCAGCCAGTCCAGACCCGGGGTGCGCAGAAGCCAGTTGAGGAAACCGAATTCCGGGTGGTAGATCCACCGCCACACCGCCGCCGCCGCCGTGAGGGCGGTGATGTAGGGGAGAAAGTAAAGGGTGCGGTAAAACCCCAGGAAGGCCACCTGGGCGTTCAGAAGGATGGCCACCCCCGTGGCCAGGAAAAGGCCCACCGGCACGGTAAAGATCACGTACCAGAAGGTGTTCCCCAAGGCCTTCCAGAAAAGAGGGTCTTGGAGGAGGATACGGTAGTTCTCCAAACCGGAGAAGGCCGCCGGGCGAAGGAAGTTCACCCGTTCAAAAAGGCTCAGATAAAAGGCGTAAAAGGTGGGGAAAACATGCCAGACCAGAAGGAGGGCTAAGGCCGGCCAAACCAGGGCCCAGCCGTAGAGGGCTGCCTGCTCCTTTTCCCTAAGGCCCCGGCCAAACAAGAGGGCAAACAAGAGAGGAGCCAAAAACGCCAGGGGTGGGAGCCAGTACGCAAAAAGCCCCAGCCCCAAAAGGACATGGCGCCAACCAAAACGAAGCCCCCAAAGGACGAGAAGGGCGTAAAGCCCAAGCCCCACCCCCACCCAGGCCCCCGGGAGAAAGCCGAGCCGGAAGGCGTACACACCCAAGGCAAGGAGTGCCCCCAAGGACAGAAGGGCATGAAGGGGAAAGGTCCGCATCCCGTGCCGGAGTATATAGGATGGAAGGGTGTGGACCCTCACCCTGGACACCGCTACCCCCTACCTCTCCTTGGGCCTCTTCCGCGGGGAAGAGGGGGTGGGCCGTATGGTGCGGCTGGGCCGTAGGCACGAGGAAGCCCTGTTTGGCTTACTGGACGAGCTCTTAGGGGAAGTGGGCGTGGAGCGGGAGGAGATCGGCACCCTGGTCCTGGGGGAGGGTCCGGGCTCCTACACGGGTCTTCGCATCGCTTTGGCCGCAGGCATGGGCATCGCTTTAGCCCACGGAGCCAGGGTGTTTGGGGTAAGTTCCCTCCTCGCTGCCTCCTGGCCCCATTTGGAGGAAGACGGGCCTCCCCTAAAAGCCCTTTTCACCGCCAGAAACGGGCTCTACTACGGGGCCACCTACGCCAGGCGTGAGGGGAAACCCCTTGTGCTCGAGGCCCCCAGGAAACTCAAAGCCCAGGAGATCTCACGGCTCCAGGGTAGCCACCTTCTCCTGGACGCCCCCCCTGACCCTAGGGCCCTTTACGAGCTTTTGCCCTTTGCCCGGGAGGGGGTGGAGCCCTTGTACCTTTAAAGCCTCCCTGCTAGTCCGCCGCCACTCCTGGCAGCCGGGGCAGGCGGTACTGGTAGCTGGGAAGGGGCTCCCGGAAAGCGGCACCCCTAAGCTTCTCCGCCATCAGCACCAGGTTCTCCCCAGCGATGCGGGCGTCTTCCAGGAGCTCAGCGTTTTCCCTAAGATTTGGGGTTCCCCGGTGGTGGGCGTAGACCAAACCCAAAGGGGCCAGGACAAACCCCATATAGGAGAGGGGTAAAAGCATCTGCGCAAGCGCCTGGCTCGCCCCCTCCTCCTCCGCCACCGCCAGGAGAGCCATGGGCTTGCCCAGGTTCAAAAGCCCTTGATTCTCCATGGAGGTCATGCGCTCCAAGAGGGCCTTCATCCGGGCGGAAACGCTAAACCAGTAGACCGGGGTGGCGAAGACCACAGCGTCTGCATTCAGGATTTTCTCCGCCACCTTGCCAAACCCATCCCAGGGCCCCTGCACGCAGGTATCGGGGCCGCAGGAGGCGGGGTCCAGGGAGTAATTCCCCGCACAAAAAGGAAAGGGGTGCTTCACCAAGTCCAAGCGCTCGGTGACCGCTCCCTTACCCCTGGCCGCTTCCAGAACCTCGTCCAGCAACGCTGCCGTAAACCCGTCCGTCCGTGCCGATGCGTTGACGCCGAGCACGCGTAAGCCCATAAATATCACCTACACACTAAACCTCCTTTAGCATAGCATGCGCACTCTAAGGCCGCCAAGCTCCGGCCACGAACTCCCCCATCCCCCGGGCCCGCACCGGGTAGCCCCTAAGGGTACCCTCCCCCGCCACCGGGCCCTCCCAGTAGGCCACCCGGGTGGTGCGGGAGAGGATCTCTCCTTCCCGGAAGAGGGAGCGGAGGGTAAGGTCCAGCTCTGGCCCCACAAGGCGCCAAGCGAGGGTGTAGGTGCGGCCCGAGGGGCTTGTCCAGGCCTCGAGGGGCACAAAGGCCAACTCCAGGGCCTCCACCCGCCCTAAGGGATCCACCCGGCTTCCCAACACCTGGACCACCTGGCCTTCCCGGCCCTTTACCTGGTAGGCCATGAGCTCAGAACCGTCCGAGAGGTGGAGGCCGAACCAGTCCCAAGTGGCGGAGACCCCGGAGAACTGCTCCCCCCACTGGTGGTCCAGCCAAGCCTCCCCCTGCACCCCTTCCTCCAGGACCCGGCCCCGGACCTCCACCCGGGTGTAGGACTGGTAGTACATGCGTCCGGTCTCCGCCGTCCCCGAGTAGCCAGGCGGGTGGACCACCGGGGACTTTAAGGGAAGGAAGGCGAGATCCACGGGTCCCGCCAGCAGGCGGAAGCCCTCCCCCTCCCTATAGAACCGCCAACCGGAGACCTCCAGGTAAGGGCCCGGTTCCGCCCGCCCTCTGGGGGCGAAGAGGTCTTGGTCGGAGACCTCCAGGAAGCGCCTTTCCCCTGTGCGCAGGTCGGTGAGGGCCAGATGGGCGGCGTGGAAAGCGCCAAAGAGGCTTCCCGGCAAACCCAGGATGCGGTAGGAGGGCGGGGCGTAGGCCCTGAAAAAGGCGAAGTGGAAGGCGTAGGGCTCGGCCCACCCCGAAGCGTACCACCACTCCAGCGGGGCGGGTTTAGGGTCCCAGTCCCCGGGGTCAGGTAGGTTTTCCGGGACCACGGCCAAGAGGGCCGGGGCACAGGCGGTCAGCACCAGGGCCAGCCATCCGATGCGGCGCATGGTTCCAAAATACCTCGGGGAAAGACCCCGGTGTGTAGCCCTTTCCGGGGTAGACTGGGGCCCGGGCATGACGGACACCCACGCCCACCTGGACTTCCTGGAGGAGGCGGAGCTCGCCGAGGCCAAGGCCCACCTCCCCGAGCTCAAGGCCGTCCTCACCCTGGGGGTGGACCCCAGCCGCTGGGAGAGGACCCTGAGCCTGGCGGAAGGGAACGTCTACGCCGCCGTGGGCCTCCACCCTACCTCCGCCCACCTCCTCTCCCCCGAGGTGGAAGAGGCCCTAAGGCACTACGCCCGCCATCCCCGGGTGCGGGCCATTGGGGAAAGCGGCCTAGACTATTACTGGACCCCCGAAACCCAGCCCGCCCAGCTCAAGGCCCTGGAGTTCCAAGCAACCCTGGCCGAGGAGCTCGGACTACCCTTGGTGCTCCATGTGCGGAGCAAGGATGGACAAGCGGAGGAAGACCTGGCCACCTGGCTCCTCGCCCACCGACCCAAAAGGGTGGTCCTCCACGCCTTCGGCGGGCACCCGGCCCTCGAGGCAGCGGGCCTCGAGGTGGGAGCCTACTTTAGCTTCGCAGGCCCCCTCACCTACAAGAAAAACCAGGCCCTCTGGGAAGCCGCCCAAAGGCTTCCTTTGGCCCAGCTCCTGGTGGAAACCGACACCCCCTTCCTGCCCCCAGAACCCCACCGGGGAAAGCGCAACCTTCCCCACTACGTGCACCACACCCTGAACAAGCTTGCGGAGGTGCGGGGGGTGGCCTTGGAGGAAATAGAATCCATCACCGATCAGAACGCTAAAACCTGCTTCCGCTGGACATAGCCCCCGCCTTCTGCTTGCGGATTTCCTGACCCCCATGGGTCAGAATGGAAGGTGGTATGAGAAAACTTCTTTTCCTTCTTTTCCTCCTCCTTCTACCCGCCCTGGCCGCCCCCAGGCTGGTGGTGGAGCCGGACGATGGGGTTAAGCCGCTACTGGACCTCATCGCCTCGGCCCGGGAGGAAATCCTGGTGAAGATGTACCTCTGGACCCCAAGCCGCCTGGACGTGGTGGACGCCTTGGGAGAAGCCGTGGCCCGGGGCGTGAAGGTTAAGGTCCTTTTGGAGCGGGAGCCCTCCGGGGGACGGGTGGACCTCACGGTATTCCAGGCCCTGAAGGAACGGGGAGTAGACGTCAAGCTCACCACCCCCTTCCGCTTTGTCTTCGTCCACGAGAAAAGCCTGGTGGTGGACCGCAAGCGGGCCTGGGTGGGCACCATGAACCTCACGGGAAGTTCCTTCACCGCCAACCGGGAGTACGCCCTCATCCTGGACGATCCCAGACAGGTGGCGGAGGTGGTGAAGGTCTTTGAAGCGGACTGGGAGGGGAAAAGGCTGGATCTCTCCCAGGCGCTTCTGGTCTGGGCTCCAAGCCGTACCCTGGGCGGGGTCAAGGAGGGCAACGCCCGGGAAACCCTCCTCACCCTGATTCGCAGGGCCAAGAAAGAGGTTTTCCTGGAGCACCAGGCCATGGCCGACCCCGAGGTGGTGGCCACCCTCAAGGAAACCTTGGCCAGAGGGGTCCGGGTCCGCCTGGTGGGAAGCCCCCAGGAGCCGGGGGACACCTACTTCCTGGCGGGAGCGGAGGAGCTAAGGCAGGCCGGGGCGGATCTCCGCTTCCTACCCGATCCCTACGTGCACGCCAAAGCCCTGGTGGTGGACGGGGAGGTGGCCCTTCTGGGAAGCCTGAACCTGAGCGCCAATTCCTTAAACGCCAACCGGGAGCTTTCCGTGCGCTTCACCCACAAAGAAGCTCCCGAGGCCTTCGCCAGGCTCCTTTCCGTTATGGAAAGGGACTTCCAGGCAGGCCTTACCGAAAACCCCTTTGCCCTACCGCCCCTGGAAGGGGTCATCCCCTGGCAAGAGGCCCCGAAATACTTTGGCCGTATAGCCACGGTGGAAGGGGTGGTTCAGCAGGTGGAAGACCGGGGTACCGTGGCCTTCCTCCGGTTCGGACCCGGGGAAAGCGACCTGAGGCTGGTGGTTTTCCCAAGGAGTTACGCCCTCTTCCGGCAACCCTTCCCTCAAAGCTACCTGGGTAAGAAGGTAAGGGCCAGGGGGCGCATCGTGCTTTACGCCGGCTACTACGAGATCGTGCTAGAGGATCCCTCGGCCCTCGAGGTGCTGGATGGAAGCCCTTAAGGCCCTGGGCTACGAGATAAGCCCCATAGAAGGAGGCTTCTACGGGGAGAAGCGCCTGGGGGGCGTGGTCTACCAGGTCTTCTACTCCGAGGCAGGGGACGTGCGCCTAAGGCGCCTTCGCTTCCTGAGGGAGGAGGCAAAGCCCTTAAACCTGGCCGGGGTGGCAGGGGAGTGGGCAGCCCGGTACCAGGTGGAGGAGAACTTCTTCGCTGTGGCGAACCCTCAGGACCTCCCCAGCCTGGTCCTGGCCTTTGAACGCCTTGACCTAGGGGGAGAAACCCCCTAAACTCAAGGGCAATATGCGTCTGCCCCAGGGCAATGACGCCTAGACGGGGGGCAAGGCCATCCGGCCCCCCCGGTCCCCCATGGCCGGGGGGGTCAAACCTTAAGAGGAGGGAGCATGCGGGTTCTGGTGCGGAACTTGAAGAAGCATGTGGGCGAAGAGGTGGAGCTTTTGGGCTTTCTCCACTGGCGGCGGGACCTGGGCAAGGTGCAGTTCCTATTGCTCCGGGACCGAAGCGGCATCGTGCAGGTGGTCACCGGAGGGCAGAAACTCCCCTTGCCGGAAAGCAGCCTTCGGGTAAGGGGCCAGGTGGTGGAAAACCCCAAGGCCCCAGGGGGCCTCGAGGTGCAGGCAAAGGAAATAGAGATCCTCTCCCCTGCCCTGGAGCCCACCCCGGTGGAAATCCCCAAGGAGGAGTGGCGGGCAAGCCCCGACACCCTTCTGGAATACCGCTACGTCACCCTAAGGGGGGAGAAGGCCCGCGCCCCCCTCAAGGTCCAAGCCACCCTGGTGCGGGGCTTCCGCCGCTACCTGGACCGCCAGGACTTCACGGAGATCTTCACCCCCAAGGTGGTGCGGGCCGGGGCCGAGGGCGGCTCGGGGCTTTTCGGGGTGGACTACTTTGAGTATCGGGCCTACCTGGCCCAGTCCCCCCAGCTCTACAAGCAGATCATGGTGGGGGTGTTTGAGCGCGTCTACGAGGTGGC is part of the Thermus caldilimi genome and harbors:
- a CDS encoding carbohydrate ABC transporter permease, coding for MRFRPGVLFVHLFLFLGGLVMAFPFYWMLATSLKSPQEALQAKPIWVPERMKPANWLKAARLGDSPLWGGLAPGRSVELVFPGREGHPPRALVPRTPGAFFDPRADGTRVEVVYREGAWRVRLTNTTEEAFRFLPLVVLWPKEVPLEAPLPPDAIRSQGEYWRLEWVNAVPGALGYVFHNYLEAWHAAPWGRYFFNSFFTALTQVAVGLFLAALAAFALARIPFPGKEAVFVLILATMMVPGEVLLIPNYVLLARLGWLDTYYALIVPWLASVFGIFLLRQFYLSLPQDLFDAARIDGAGYLTQLFRIALPLSLPGLVSYGIFTFLGAYNALLWPLIVTQSPEMRTVQLGLQAFVSEAGSDYGALMAASTFVILPVILGYFFAQRQFIQGIARSGLK
- a CDS encoding phospholipase D-like domain-containing protein, producing the protein MRKLLFLLFLLLLPALAAPRLVVEPDDGVKPLLDLIASAREEILVKMYLWTPSRLDVVDALGEAVARGVKVKVLLEREPSGGRVDLTVFQALKERGVDVKLTTPFRFVFVHEKSLVVDRKRAWVGTMNLTGSSFTANREYALILDDPRQVAEVVKVFEADWEGKRLDLSQALLVWAPSRTLGGVKEGNARETLLTLIRRAKKEVFLEHQAMADPEVVATLKETLARGVRVRLVGSPQEPGDTYFLAGAEELRQAGADLRFLPDPYVHAKALVVDGEVALLGSLNLSANSLNANRELSVRFTHKEAPEAFARLLSVMERDFQAGLTENPFALPPLEGVIPWQEAPKYFGRIATVEGVVQQVEDRGTVAFLRFGPGESDLRLVVFPRSYALFRQPFPQSYLGKKVRARGRIVLYAGYYEIVLEDPSALEVLDGSP
- a CDS encoding TatD family hydrolase; protein product: MTDTHAHLDFLEEAELAEAKAHLPELKAVLTLGVDPSRWERTLSLAEGNVYAAVGLHPTSAHLLSPEVEEALRHYARHPRVRAIGESGLDYYWTPETQPAQLKALEFQATLAEELGLPLVLHVRSKDGQAEEDLATWLLAHRPKRVVLHAFGGHPALEAAGLEVGAYFSFAGPLTYKKNQALWEAAQRLPLAQLLVETDTPFLPPEPHRGKRNLPHYVHHTLNKLAEVRGVALEEIESITDQNAKTCFRWT
- a CDS encoding flavodoxin family protein gives rise to the protein MGLRVLGVNASARTDGFTAALLDEVLEAARGKGAVTERLDLVKHPFPFCAGNYSLDPASCGPDTCVQGPWDGFGKVAEKILNADAVVFATPVYWFSVSARMKALLERMTSMENQGLLNLGKPMALLAVAEEEGASQALAQMLLPLSYMGFVLAPLGLVYAHHRGTPNLRENAELLEDARIAGENLVLMAEKLRGAAFREPLPSYQYRLPRLPGVAAD
- a CDS encoding carbohydrate ABC transporter permease — translated: MRTFPLHALLSLGALLALGVYAFRLGFLPGAWVGVGLGLYALLVLWGLRFGWRHVLLGLGLFAYWLPPLAFLAPLLFALLFGRGLREKEQAALYGWALVWPALALLLVWHVFPTFYAFYLSLFERVNFLRPAAFSGLENYRILLQDPLFWKALGNTFWYVIFTVPVGLFLATGVAILLNAQVAFLGFYRTLYFLPYITALTAAAAVWRWIYHPEFGFLNWLLRTPGLDWLNTPKGVFALLLEPLGVQPQGFWAGPSLAFVAIMVMSVWHFLGYQVVILLAGLQAIPKEYYEAAELDGASFWQKHRLITWPLLSPTTFFLFTLGLIGAFQVFTQVYVLTPTGGVLQDTLTLAFYLYNKGFRDSDFSYASAIAMVTFFLILVLTLVQRRVLERRVNYEI
- a CDS encoding lipocalin family protein — translated: MRRIGWLALVLTACAPALLAVVPENLPDPGDWDPKPAPLEWWYASGWAEPYAFHFAFFRAYAPPSYRILGLPGSLFGAFHAAHLALTDLRTGERRFLEVSDQDLFAPRGRAEPGPYLEVSGWRFYREGEGFRLLAGPVDLAFLPLKSPVVHPPGYSGTAETGRMYYQSYTRVEVRGRVLEEGVQGEAWLDHQWGEQFSGVSATWDWFGLHLSDGSELMAYQVKGREGQVVQVLGSRVDPLGRVEALELAFVPLEAWTSPSGRTYTLAWRLVGPELDLTLRSLFREGEILSRTTRVAYWEGPVAGEGTLRGYPVRARGMGEFVAGAWRP
- the tsaB gene encoding tRNA (adenosine(37)-N6)-threonylcarbamoyltransferase complex dimerization subunit type 1 TsaB → MWTLTLDTATPYLSLGLFRGEEGVGRMVRLGRRHEEALFGLLDELLGEVGVEREEIGTLVLGEGPGSYTGLRIALAAGMGIALAHGARVFGVSSLLAASWPHLEEDGPPLKALFTARNGLYYGATYARREGKPLVLEAPRKLKAQEISRLQGSHLLLDAPPDPRALYELLPFAREGVEPLYL